A single region of the Mycobacterium avium subsp. avium genome encodes:
- a CDS encoding SDR family oxidoreductase produces MVVGASSGLGRCIGVGLAQRGDRVALLARRRQRIEAAAADAGPGAVAIECDVTDQASCASAIGEAADALGGIDNIVYTPAVGPLVRMVDTDADTWRRIFDTNVIGASLVTAAAVPHLSASAGKAVYLSSDAGAFGPPWPGLGAYGVSKAALERLVEAWRAEHPDIGFTCLIVGECAGGEGDGQTGMNQGWDMDLAMKAVPLWSSRGCMPGKLMPVEDLIDVVHTILRTNASTSMPLVVARGAPASQAAFAEANQS; encoded by the coding sequence GTGGTGGTCGGCGCCTCCAGCGGGTTGGGGCGCTGCATCGGGGTCGGTCTGGCGCAGCGCGGCGACCGGGTGGCGCTGCTGGCCCGGCGCCGGCAGCGCATCGAGGCCGCGGCCGCGGACGCCGGCCCGGGTGCGGTCGCCATCGAGTGCGATGTCACCGACCAGGCGTCCTGCGCCTCGGCGATCGGCGAGGCCGCCGACGCGCTGGGCGGGATCGACAACATCGTCTACACCCCCGCGGTGGGCCCGCTGGTGCGCATGGTGGACACCGACGCCGACACCTGGCGGCGCATCTTCGACACCAACGTCATCGGCGCGTCGCTGGTCACCGCCGCCGCGGTGCCGCACCTGAGCGCCTCGGCCGGCAAGGCGGTGTACCTGTCGTCGGACGCCGGCGCGTTCGGGCCGCCGTGGCCGGGGCTGGGCGCCTACGGCGTCAGCAAGGCCGCGCTGGAGCGCCTGGTCGAAGCGTGGCGGGCCGAACACCCCGACATCGGCTTCACCTGCCTGATCGTCGGGGAGTGCGCGGGCGGCGAGGGCGACGGGCAGACCGGCATGAACCAGGGCTGGGACATGGATCTGGCGATGAAGGCGGTTCCGCTGTGGTCGTCGCGCGGCTGCATGCCCGGCAAGCTGATGCCGGTGGAGGACCTCATCGACGTGGTGCACACCATCCTGCGCACCAACGCCTCGACCTCGATGCCGCTGGTGGTGGCGCGCGGCGCGCCTGCCAGCCAGGCCGCGTTCGCCGAGGCCAATCAGTCCTGA
- the glgX gene encoding glycogen debranching protein GlgX, which yields MTSAKAAAPTPTGEVWPGKAYPLGASYDGAGTNFAVFSEVAERVELCLFDGDGTESRVALPEVDGFVWHAYIPGIEPGQRYGYRVHGPYDPAAGQRCNPNKLLLDPYSKAIDGTFEWNQSLFGYNFGDPDSRNDDDSAPSMPKSVVINPYFDWGNDRPPDHHYADTVVYEAHVKGLTQTHPDIPEQMRGSYGAVAHPVIIEHLQSIGVTAIELMPVHHFANDSTLIEKGLSNYWGYNTIGFFAPDTKYSSAATPGGQVQEFKAMVRSLHEAGIEVILDVVYNHTAEGNHLGPTLSMRGIDNAAYYRLVDDDKRYYMDYTGTGNSLNVGHPHALQLIMDSLRYWVTEMHVDGFRFDLAATLAREFYDVDRLATFFELVQQDPTVSQVKLIAEPWDVGPGGYQVGNFPPQWTEWNGKYRDTVRDFWRGEPATLDEFAYRLSGSADLYEHTGRRPVASINFVTAHDGFTLRDLVSYNEKHNEANGEDNNDGESHNRSWNCGAEGPTDDEQVNALRARQQRNFLTTLLLSQGVPMICHGDELGRTQNGNNNGYCQDNELTWIDWANADVDLLAFTRVVSALRAEHAVFRRRRFFSGKPVGRRGQDGLRDIAWFTPDGTEMTDEDWGANFAKSVTVFLNGHGIPDRDARGQRLLDDPFLLCFNAHHESIEFTLPPKEFGASWQVVVYTGPEETTPADEVPGAGVLNVDAHTAVVLRAPDGG from the coding sequence ATGACCTCTGCAAAGGCTGCCGCTCCCACGCCCACCGGAGAGGTGTGGCCTGGCAAGGCCTACCCGCTGGGCGCCAGCTACGACGGCGCCGGCACCAACTTCGCCGTGTTCAGCGAGGTGGCCGAGCGGGTCGAGTTGTGCCTGTTCGACGGCGACGGCACCGAGAGCCGGGTGGCGCTGCCCGAGGTCGACGGCTTCGTCTGGCACGCCTACATCCCCGGCATCGAACCGGGGCAGCGCTACGGGTATCGGGTACACGGCCCCTACGACCCGGCGGCCGGGCAGCGGTGCAACCCGAACAAGCTGCTGCTGGACCCGTATTCGAAGGCCATCGACGGCACCTTCGAGTGGAACCAGTCGCTGTTCGGCTACAACTTCGGTGACCCGGACAGCCGCAACGACGACGACTCGGCGCCCAGCATGCCCAAGTCGGTGGTGATCAACCCGTACTTCGACTGGGGCAACGACCGCCCGCCGGACCACCACTACGCCGACACCGTCGTCTACGAGGCGCACGTCAAGGGCCTCACCCAGACCCACCCCGACATCCCCGAACAGATGCGCGGCAGCTACGGCGCGGTGGCGCACCCGGTGATCATCGAGCACCTGCAGAGCATCGGGGTCACCGCGATCGAACTGATGCCGGTGCATCACTTCGCCAACGACTCCACCCTGATCGAGAAGGGCCTGTCCAACTACTGGGGCTACAACACCATCGGCTTCTTCGCCCCGGACACGAAATACTCCAGCGCCGCCACGCCGGGCGGGCAGGTGCAGGAGTTCAAGGCCATGGTGCGCTCGCTGCACGAGGCCGGCATCGAGGTCATCCTCGACGTGGTCTACAACCACACCGCCGAGGGCAATCACCTGGGCCCCACCCTGTCGATGCGCGGCATCGACAACGCCGCCTACTACCGGCTGGTCGACGACGACAAGCGGTACTACATGGACTACACCGGCACCGGCAACAGCCTCAACGTCGGGCACCCGCACGCTCTGCAGCTGATCATGGACTCGCTGCGCTACTGGGTGACCGAGATGCACGTCGACGGATTCCGCTTCGACCTGGCCGCCACCCTGGCCCGCGAGTTCTACGACGTCGACCGGCTGGCGACGTTTTTCGAACTGGTGCAACAGGATCCGACGGTCAGCCAGGTCAAGCTGATCGCCGAACCGTGGGACGTCGGGCCGGGCGGCTACCAGGTGGGCAACTTCCCGCCGCAGTGGACGGAGTGGAACGGCAAGTACCGCGACACCGTCCGCGACTTCTGGCGCGGCGAACCCGCCACCCTCGACGAGTTCGCCTACCGGCTGTCCGGTTCGGCCGACCTGTACGAACACACCGGGCGCCGGCCGGTCGCCTCGATCAACTTCGTCACCGCCCACGATGGGTTCACGCTGCGTGACCTGGTGTCCTACAACGAGAAGCACAACGAGGCCAACGGCGAGGACAACAACGACGGCGAGAGCCACAACCGGTCCTGGAACTGCGGCGCCGAGGGACCGACCGACGACGAGCAGGTCAACGCGCTGCGGGCCCGCCAGCAGCGCAATTTCCTGACCACGCTGCTGCTGTCGCAGGGCGTGCCGATGATCTGCCACGGCGACGAGCTGGGCCGCACCCAGAACGGCAACAACAACGGCTACTGCCAGGACAACGAGCTCACCTGGATCGACTGGGCCAACGCGGACGTGGACCTGCTGGCCTTCACCCGGGTGGTGTCGGCGCTGCGCGCCGAGCACGCGGTGTTCCGCCGGCGCCGGTTCTTCTCCGGCAAGCCGGTGGGCCGGCGCGGCCAGGACGGGCTGCGCGACATCGCCTGGTTCACCCCCGACGGCACCGAGATGACCGACGAGGATTGGGGCGCCAATTTCGCCAAGTCCGTCACGGTGTTCCTCAACGGCCACGGCATCCCCGACCGCGACGCCCGCGGTCAACGGCTGCTGGACGACCCGTTCCTGCTGTGCTTCAACGCCCACCACGAGTCCATCGAATTCACCCTTCCGCCAAAGGAATTCGGTGCATCATGGCAGGTCGTGGTGTACACCGGGCCGGAGGAGACCACGCCAGCCGACGAGGTGCCCGGTGCCGGCGTGCTCAACGTCGACGCCCACACCGCGGTGGTGCTGCGGGCACCCGACGGCGGCTGA
- a CDS encoding zinc-dependent alcohol dehydrogenase produces the protein MKAVTWHGKRDVRVDSVPDPKIEQPTDAIIEVTSTNICGSDLHLYEILGAFMKPGDILGHEPMGVVREVGTETGDLRVGDRVVIPFQICCGSCYMCGQQLYTQCETTQVRDQGMGAALFGYSELYGEVPGGQAELLRVPQAQFTHIKVPVGPPDSRFVYLSDVLPTAWQAVAYADIPDGGTVAVLGLGPIGDMAARIADHLGYRVIAVDLVPERLGRAAQRGIHTIDLARLDAGLGDAIRDLTDGRGADSVIDAVGMEAHGSPAAKLAQQVAGVLPDALGKRLMQTAGVDRLSALYSAIDAVRRGGTISLIGVYGGMADPLPMLTLFDKQVTLRMGQANVKRWVDDIMPLLTDDDPLGVDDFATHVLPLERAPHAYEIFQKKQDGAVKVILKP, from the coding sequence ATGAAGGCTGTCACGTGGCACGGCAAACGCGATGTGCGGGTGGACTCGGTGCCCGATCCCAAGATCGAGCAGCCCACCGACGCGATCATCGAGGTCACCTCGACCAACATCTGCGGTTCGGATCTGCACCTCTACGAGATCCTCGGGGCTTTCATGAAGCCCGGGGACATCCTGGGGCACGAACCGATGGGCGTCGTGCGCGAGGTCGGCACCGAAACAGGCGACCTGCGCGTCGGCGACCGCGTGGTCATCCCCTTCCAAATCTGTTGCGGCAGTTGCTACATGTGCGGCCAGCAGCTGTACACCCAGTGCGAGACCACCCAGGTGCGCGACCAGGGCATGGGGGCGGCGCTGTTCGGCTATTCCGAGCTCTACGGTGAAGTCCCCGGCGGGCAGGCCGAGCTGCTGCGGGTGCCGCAGGCCCAGTTCACCCACATCAAAGTGCCTGTGGGACCGCCGGATTCGCGGTTCGTCTACCTCTCCGACGTGCTGCCCACCGCGTGGCAGGCGGTGGCCTACGCCGACATCCCCGATGGCGGCACGGTCGCGGTGCTCGGCCTGGGGCCGATCGGCGACATGGCCGCCCGCATCGCCGATCACCTCGGCTACCGGGTCATCGCGGTCGACCTGGTGCCCGAGCGGCTGGGCCGGGCCGCGCAACGCGGAATCCACACCATCGACCTGGCACGGCTGGACGCCGGGCTCGGTGACGCGATCCGGGACCTGACCGACGGCCGCGGCGCCGACTCGGTGATCGACGCGGTGGGCATGGAGGCGCACGGCTCGCCGGCGGCCAAGCTGGCCCAGCAGGTGGCCGGCGTGCTGCCGGACGCGCTCGGCAAGCGGCTGATGCAGACCGCGGGCGTGGACCGGCTGTCGGCGCTGTACTCGGCGATCGATGCCGTGCGGCGCGGCGGCACGATCTCGCTGATCGGGGTGTACGGCGGGATGGCCGACCCGCTGCCGATGCTCACCCTGTTCGACAAGCAGGTGACGCTGCGGATGGGGCAGGCCAACGTCAAGCGCTGGGTCGACGACATCATGCCGCTGCTCACCGACGACGATCCGCTGGGCGTGGACGACTTCGCCACCCACGTGCTGCCGCTGGAGCGGGCCCCGCACGCCTATGAGATCTTCCAGAAGAAGCAGGACGGAGCGGTCAAAGTCATACTCAAGCCGTGA
- a CDS encoding NAD(P)/FAD-dependent oxidoreductase, translated as MTSIVIVGSGFTGFTCARRLAKTLRRAPVDITMISPVDYMLYTPLLPDVAGGVVDARFVAVPLANSLRGVHAVRGRVDAVDFAGRTLTYRDPEERSHSMSWDRLVLTPGSVTKLFDVPGLARHARGLKTTAEALYLRDHFVEQLELANIEDDPRVAAARRTVVVVGASYSGTELVAQLRALADAAARQMGFDPGAVRFLLLDLAEQVMPEVGKKLGDAALKVLRRRGIDVRLGTTLKEAHADHVVLSDDSRIDTHTIAWVTGVTGAPLIQDLGLPTEKGRLKVQPDLQVPGHPGVFAAGDAAAVPDLTQPGKITRPTAQHATRQGKVLARNVAASLGHGSAKEYKHRNLGLVVDLGPRYAVANPLNIHLSGLPAKAVTRGYHLYAIPRGVNRWAVSLAYLTDALFARSVVSIGLSSEDDAQFTASEGIPMPKTG; from the coding sequence GTGACCTCCATTGTGATCGTGGGAAGCGGCTTCACCGGATTCACCTGCGCCCGCCGGCTGGCCAAAACGCTGCGCCGGGCGCCGGTGGACATCACGATGATCTCCCCCGTCGACTACATGCTGTACACACCGTTGCTGCCCGACGTCGCCGGCGGGGTGGTCGACGCGCGGTTCGTCGCTGTGCCGCTGGCCAATTCGCTGCGCGGCGTGCACGCCGTGCGCGGCCGGGTGGACGCGGTCGACTTCGCCGGACGCACGCTGACCTACCGCGACCCCGAGGAACGCAGCCATTCCATGTCCTGGGACCGGCTGGTGCTCACGCCGGGATCGGTCACCAAGCTGTTCGACGTCCCGGGGCTGGCCCGGCATGCCCGCGGGTTGAAAACCACCGCCGAGGCGCTGTATCTGCGGGACCACTTCGTCGAACAACTGGAGCTGGCCAACATCGAGGACGACCCCCGAGTGGCGGCGGCCCGGCGCACCGTCGTGGTGGTCGGCGCGTCGTATTCGGGCACCGAACTGGTGGCGCAGCTGCGGGCGCTGGCCGACGCGGCGGCCCGGCAGATGGGCTTTGATCCCGGCGCGGTGCGGTTCCTGCTGCTGGACCTGGCCGAGCAGGTGATGCCCGAGGTGGGCAAGAAGCTGGGCGACGCCGCGCTGAAGGTGCTGCGCCGCCGCGGCATCGACGTCCGGCTCGGCACCACCCTCAAGGAGGCGCACGCGGATCACGTTGTGCTCAGCGATGATTCGCGGATCGACACGCACACCATCGCCTGGGTGACCGGGGTGACCGGCGCGCCGCTGATCCAGGACCTGGGGCTGCCGACCGAGAAGGGCCGGCTGAAGGTGCAGCCCGATCTGCAGGTCCCCGGCCATCCCGGCGTGTTCGCGGCCGGGGACGCCGCCGCGGTTCCCGACCTCACCCAGCCCGGCAAGATCACCCGGCCGACCGCCCAGCACGCGACCCGGCAGGGCAAGGTGCTGGCCCGCAACGTGGCCGCCAGCCTGGGTCACGGCAGCGCCAAGGAATACAAGCACCGCAACCTGGGTCTGGTGGTCGACCTCGGACCGCGTTACGCGGTGGCCAACCCGCTCAACATTCACTTGTCGGGGCTGCCCGCCAAGGCCGTCACCCGCGGCTATCACCTGTATGCGATTCCGCGCGGCGTGAACCGGTGGGCGGTGTCGCTGGCCTACCTCACCGACGCGCTGTTCGCCCGCTCCGTCGTATCCATCGGGCTGTCCTCCGAGGACGACGCGCAATTCACCGCCAGCGAGGGCATTCCGATGCCGAAGACGGGCTGA
- a CDS encoding DUF1360 domain-containing protein — protein MGELADTGAQVVDGARREAQAYRGDNPRPLGGYLAVLVVYGLVVTAATLAALASGRSLPTRWRAQDLLILTLGTHKLSRTLTKDAVTSPLRAPFTHYAGTGGPAEVQEEVREQSQLRHSLGELLTCPFCLDMWVATGFAIGLVFAPRYTRLVAGVFSALTGADFLQLGYAIAQQAAQG, from the coding sequence ATGGGTGAGTTGGCCGACACCGGCGCCCAGGTGGTCGACGGTGCGCGGCGCGAAGCGCAGGCCTACCGCGGCGACAATCCCCGCCCGCTGGGCGGCTACCTGGCGGTGCTGGTCGTCTACGGCCTGGTGGTGACGGCCGCGACGCTGGCCGCCCTGGCCAGTGGCCGCAGCCTGCCGACCCGATGGCGCGCCCAGGACCTGCTGATCCTCACCCTGGGCACCCACAAGCTGTCGCGCACCCTGACCAAGGACGCGGTGACCAGCCCGCTGCGCGCGCCGTTCACCCACTACGCGGGCACCGGCGGCCCGGCCGAGGTGCAGGAGGAGGTCCGCGAGCAGAGCCAGCTGCGGCACAGCCTGGGCGAGCTGCTGACCTGCCCGTTCTGCCTGGACATGTGGGTTGCCACCGGGTTCGCCATCGGCCTGGTGTTCGCGCCGCGCTACACCCGGCTGGTCGCGGGCGTGTTCAGCGCGCTGACCGGTGCGGACTTTCTTCAGCTCGGCTACGCGATCGCGCAGCAGGCGGCGCAGGGCTGA
- a CDS encoding MerR family transcriptional regulator, with amino-acid sequence MADRRGNAGAPASDQGVYGISVAAELSGIAVQSLRLYERHGLVTPARSRGGTRRYSADDLARLKRISKLVDAGVNLAGVARILALEDDNATLSAANTDLRSTNRALREAAKTADGDAATG; translated from the coding sequence ATGGCCGACCGCCGCGGCAACGCGGGTGCTCCGGCGTCCGACCAGGGTGTTTACGGCATCTCGGTGGCCGCCGAGCTGTCCGGGATCGCGGTGCAGTCGCTGCGGCTCTACGAACGCCACGGCCTGGTCACACCGGCCCGAAGCCGGGGCGGAACCCGCCGGTACAGCGCCGACGACCTGGCCCGGCTCAAGCGGATCAGCAAGCTGGTCGACGCCGGGGTCAACCTGGCCGGCGTGGCCCGCATCCTCGCCCTGGAGGACGACAACGCCACGCTGTCGGCGGCCAACACCGACCTGCGGTCGACCAACCGAGCGTTGCGGGAAGCCGCGAAGACCGCCGACGGCGACGCGGCCACCGGCTGA
- a CDS encoding Hsp20/alpha crystallin family protein translates to MLMRSDPFRELDRLTNQVLGTATRPAVMPMDAWREGEHFVVEFDLPGIDAESLDIDIERNVLTVRAERPALDPNREMLATERPRGVFSRELVLGDNLDTDKIEASYRDGVLSLHIPVAEKAKPRKIAVGRGEAPRAVTETAREVVNA, encoded by the coding sequence ATGCTGATGCGTTCGGACCCGTTCCGCGAACTCGACCGACTGACCAACCAGGTCCTGGGCACCGCCACCCGGCCGGCGGTGATGCCGATGGACGCCTGGCGGGAAGGCGAGCACTTCGTGGTCGAATTCGACCTGCCCGGTATCGATGCCGAGTCGCTCGACATCGACATCGAGCGCAATGTGTTGACCGTGCGCGCCGAACGGCCGGCCCTCGACCCCAACCGCGAGATGCTGGCCACCGAGCGGCCGCGCGGCGTGTTCAGCCGCGAGCTGGTGCTCGGCGACAACCTCGACACCGACAAGATCGAGGCCTCGTACCGCGACGGCGTGCTGAGCCTGCACATCCCGGTGGCCGAGAAGGCCAAGCCGCGCAAGATCGCCGTCGGCCGCGGCGAGGCACCCCGGGCCGTCACCGAAACCGCGCGAGAGGTCGTCAACGCCTGA
- a CDS encoding PAS and ANTAR domain-containing protein, producing MTWNLDGQTANVEQALAGGHTQPAGWFRFYFADQRWEWSEQVQRMHGYEPGSITPTTELVLSHKHPDDRARVAATIDEIVTNHQAFSTRHRIIDTAGNVRHVVVVGDRLTDEQGEVIGAQGFYIDVSTPHQQVQEEMMSARLAEISRNRARIEQTKGMLMLIYGISDSAAFELLKWLSQEGNVKLRPLAEQIAEDFRGADVPLPTRSEFDHLLLTAHQRLKASDTRR from the coding sequence ATGACTTGGAATCTCGACGGCCAGACCGCCAACGTCGAGCAGGCGCTGGCCGGCGGCCACACACAGCCCGCGGGCTGGTTTCGGTTCTACTTCGCCGACCAGCGGTGGGAATGGTCGGAGCAGGTGCAGCGCATGCACGGATACGAACCGGGCAGCATCACTCCGACCACCGAGCTGGTGCTCTCGCACAAGCACCCCGACGACCGGGCACGGGTCGCCGCCACGATCGATGAGATCGTCACCAACCATCAGGCGTTCAGCACCCGGCACCGGATCATCGACACCGCCGGAAACGTCCGTCACGTCGTCGTCGTCGGTGATCGGCTGACCGACGAACAGGGCGAGGTGATCGGGGCGCAGGGCTTCTACATCGACGTCTCCACCCCGCACCAGCAGGTGCAGGAGGAGATGATGAGCGCGAGACTGGCTGAGATCAGCCGGAATCGGGCCCGCATCGAACAAACCAAGGGCATGCTGATGCTGATCTACGGCATCAGCGACAGCGCGGCCTTCGAGTTGCTCAAATGGCTTTCGCAGGAAGGAAACGTCAAGCTGCGACCGCTGGCCGAGCAGATCGCCGAGGACTTCCGCGGCGCCGACGTGCCGCTGCCCACGCGGTCGGAATTCGACCACCTGCTGCTGACCGCGCACCAACGCCTGAAGGCCTCCGACACCCGCAGATGA
- a CDS encoding sensor histidine kinase: MTGNRFDELAAARDQTEKLLRVIAEIGAGLDLDATLHRIISAARELTSAPYGALAVRDRHANLISFVHEGMDAETVRRIGHHPVGKGLLSLSLLDTPALRMDDLTAHPAAAGFPEHHPAMRAFLAVPITIRGAVFGNLYLTHVDEARVFSDADEMAARALAFAAAVAIDNAQVFERERMSVKWIEASREITTALLSRTEPHRRPMQLIAERACALTDAEQAIVLVPADPGEPGNPEVDTLVVSAAVGLPAADVLGQRVPVRGSTSGAVFKSGEPLITDEFRYPIQAFTDAGRRPAIVMPLRARDEVVGVIAIARGTEQPPFDESYLDLVRDFATHAAIALVLAAAREDARQLAVLAERERIAHDLHDHVIQRLFAAGMDLQGTLARARSPEVADRLNRTLDDLQTIIEEIRTTIFALRSPAAVAGDFRHRIQRVIAELTENRDLVTTVRMDGPMTAVGAELAEHAEAVTVEAVSNAVRHSGASRLTVQIGVADMFTLDVIDNGRGIASGNTRRSGLANMTRRAEQLGGSCEISSPPGGGTRVHWTAPLLDH, encoded by the coding sequence GTGACCGGGAACCGGTTCGACGAACTGGCGGCCGCGCGCGATCAAACCGAGAAACTGCTGCGGGTGATCGCCGAGATCGGCGCGGGCCTGGATCTCGACGCGACGCTGCACCGGATCATCAGCGCGGCAAGGGAATTGACGTCGGCCCCGTACGGTGCCCTGGCCGTGCGCGACCGGCATGCCAACCTGATCTCCTTTGTGCACGAAGGCATGGACGCCGAGACGGTGCGGCGCATCGGGCACCACCCGGTCGGCAAGGGGCTGCTCAGTCTGTCCCTGCTGGACACCCCGGCGCTGCGGATGGACGACCTGACCGCCCACCCCGCCGCCGCCGGATTCCCCGAGCACCATCCGGCGATGCGGGCCTTTCTCGCGGTGCCGATCACCATCCGCGGCGCGGTGTTCGGCAACCTGTATCTGACCCACGTCGATGAGGCGCGGGTGTTCTCCGACGCCGACGAGATGGCCGCGCGCGCCCTGGCTTTCGCGGCGGCGGTCGCCATCGACAACGCGCAGGTCTTCGAGCGCGAGCGGATGTCGGTGAAATGGATCGAAGCCAGCCGCGAGATCACCACCGCGCTGCTGTCGCGCACCGAGCCGCACCGGCGCCCGATGCAGCTGATCGCCGAACGCGCCTGCGCGTTGACCGACGCCGAACAGGCCATCGTGCTGGTGCCCGCCGACCCCGGGGAGCCCGGCAACCCGGAGGTGGACACCCTGGTGGTCTCGGCGGCGGTGGGCCTGCCCGCCGCCGACGTGCTCGGGCAGCGGGTCCCGGTGCGCGGCTCCACCAGCGGCGCGGTCTTCAAGTCCGGCGAACCGCTGATCACCGACGAATTCCGTTATCCCATCCAGGCTTTCACCGATGCCGGGCGGCGACCGGCGATCGTGATGCCGCTGCGCGCCCGCGACGAAGTGGTCGGGGTGATCGCGATCGCCCGCGGCACCGAGCAGCCGCCGTTCGACGAGAGCTATCTGGACCTGGTGCGCGACTTCGCCACCCACGCCGCCATCGCGCTGGTGCTCGCCGCGGCGCGCGAGGACGCGCGGCAGCTGGCCGTTTTGGCCGAGCGGGAGCGCATCGCGCACGACCTGCACGACCACGTCATCCAGCGGCTGTTCGCCGCCGGCATGGATCTGCAGGGCACGCTGGCCCGGGCGCGGTCGCCCGAGGTGGCCGACCGGCTCAACCGGACGCTCGACGACCTGCAGACGATCATCGAGGAGATCCGCACCACGATCTTCGCGCTGCGCTCCCCGGCGGCCGTCGCCGGCGACTTCCGGCACCGCATTCAGCGGGTCATCGCCGAGCTGACCGAGAATCGCGACCTGGTCACCACGGTGCGCATGGACGGTCCGATGACGGCGGTCGGCGCCGAGCTCGCCGAGCACGCCGAGGCGGTGACCGTCGAAGCCGTCAGCAACGCCGTCCGCCACTCGGGCGCGTCGCGGCTGACGGTGCAGATCGGTGTCGCCGACATGTTCACCCTGGACGTGATCGACAACGGCCGCGGCATCGCGTCCGGCAACACCCGTCGCAGCGGGCTGGCCAACATGACACGGCGGGCCGAGCAACTCGGCGGCAGCTGCGAGATCAGCAGCCCGCCCGGCGGCGGCACCCGGGTGCATTGGACCGCCCCGCTGCTCGACCACTGA
- the dosR gene encoding hypoxia response regulator transcription factor DosR/DevR, with translation MVKVFLVDDHEVVRRGLCDLLSSDPDLRIVGEAGTVAEAKARIPAARPDVAVLDVRLPDGNGIELCRDLLSEHPDLRCLMLTSFTSDEAMLEAILAGASGFVIKDIKGMELARAIKDVGAGKSLLDNRAAAALMAKLRGSAAQADPLSGLTEQERTLLGLLSEGLTNRQIAARMFLAEKTVKNYVSRLLAKLGMERRTQAAVFASKLNQQAGRPPTPPDWPG, from the coding sequence ATGGTCAAGGTGTTCCTGGTCGACGACCACGAAGTCGTCCGCCGCGGACTGTGCGATCTGCTCTCCTCGGATCCCGATCTGCGGATCGTCGGCGAGGCCGGCACGGTGGCCGAGGCCAAGGCGCGGATACCGGCGGCGCGGCCCGACGTGGCCGTGCTCGACGTGCGGCTGCCCGACGGCAACGGCATCGAGTTGTGCCGCGACCTGCTCTCCGAGCATCCCGACCTGCGCTGCCTGATGCTGACGTCGTTCACCTCCGACGAGGCGATGCTGGAGGCCATCCTGGCCGGCGCCAGCGGGTTCGTCATCAAGGACATCAAGGGCATGGAGCTGGCCCGGGCGATCAAAGACGTGGGCGCCGGGAAATCGCTGCTGGACAACCGGGCCGCCGCCGCGTTGATGGCCAAGCTGCGCGGCAGCGCCGCGCAGGCGGACCCGCTGTCGGGCCTGACCGAACAGGAACGAACGCTGCTCGGGCTGCTCAGCGAGGGCCTGACCAACCGGCAGATCGCCGCGCGAATGTTCCTCGCGGAGAAGACGGTCAAGAACTACGTGTCCCGGCTGCTGGCCAAACTCGGCATGGAGCGCCGGACCCAGGCGGCGGTGTTCGCGTCGAAACTCAACCAGCAGGCCGGCCGTCCGCCGACCCCACCGGACTGGCCGGGGTGA
- a CDS encoding pyridoxamine 5'-phosphate oxidase family protein: MRLNTAGAERDDAMPVTDDGVEILPVHECWDLLRGLTLGRLVTHADGQPDIFPVNYVVQRRTVLFRTAEGTKLISAAINNRVLFEVDDHNVAGAWTVIIRGIARSLRTTEEIEEAERAQVLPWTRSEKTHYVRIVPESVTGRRFRFRSPAG; encoded by the coding sequence TTGCGGCTCAACACCGCGGGCGCGGAAAGGGACGACGCGATGCCGGTGACCGATGACGGGGTGGAGATCCTGCCGGTGCACGAGTGCTGGGATCTGCTGCGCGGCCTGACGCTGGGCCGGCTGGTCACCCACGCCGACGGTCAGCCCGACATCTTCCCGGTCAACTACGTCGTGCAGCGCCGCACCGTGCTGTTCCGCACCGCGGAGGGCACCAAGCTGATCAGCGCGGCGATCAACAACCGGGTGCTGTTCGAGGTCGACGACCACAACGTCGCCGGGGCGTGGACCGTGATCATCCGGGGCATCGCCCGCTCGCTGCGCACTACCGAGGAGATCGAGGAGGCCGAGCGCGCGCAGGTGCTGCCGTGGACCAGGTCGGAGAAGACGCACTATGTACGCATCGTTCCCGAGAGCGTCACCGGCCGCCGCTTCCGGTTCAGGTCACCGGCGGGCTGA